Within Xanthomonas theicola, the genomic segment GTCCTCGACCGTGCTCGAGTTCTTCGCCTCGGTCAGCGTGGCGATCGTGGCCATGTACCTGGGCCTGAGCTACCTGGGCATGCTCGCGCTGCACGCCGCGGCGCCGAGCCTGGGCGTGGGCGTGTTCTGCCTGCTGCTGGCGCCGGAGTTCTACGCGCCGCTGCGGCGTCTGGCCGCGCACTACCACGACCGCGCCAACGCGCTGGCGGCGGCGGCCGAGGTGGAGCGCCTGCTCGGCGAGTTGCCGGATGCGGCGGCATCGGCGCCGCTGCCTGGGTCGTCGCTCGCTGCGGCGGCGCCGTCTGCGACGTTGGAGCCGGTGTTGCCTGCGATGCCTGCTTCTGCGATGCCAGCAGAGCCTAATGTGCCCACAGTGCCTGGAGTACTTTCAGCAACGCCCGCAGTACCTGCGGTGCCCATGGCAATGGCGATGCCAGCGGCTCCCGTGCAGACGCTGCTGCGCGCCGAGGGCCTGACGCTGCGGCCGCAAGGCGCGCGCTGCGCTGCGCTGCGCGATCTGTCCTTCAGCCTGCAGCCTGGCCAGCGCCTGGCCCTGGTCGGGCCCAGCGGCAGCGGCAAGAGCACCTTGCTCGAAGCGCTGGCGGGCTGGCTGCCGCCGCATGCCGGCCGCCTGCAACTGCGGCCCGGCCTGCGTGTCGGCTACGCCGGGCAGCGCCCGTACCTGTTCCACGGCAGCATCGCCGACAACTTGCGCCTGGCCGATCCACAGGCCAGCGCCGCGCAGCTGCACGCCGCGGCCGAGGCGGCGCAGGTCCTGCGCTTCGCCGCGCGGCTGCCGCTGGGCCTGGACACGCTCATCGGCGAACGCGGCTTCGGCCTGTCCGGCGGAGAGGCGCGGCGCATCGGCCTGGCGCGGTTGCTGCTGCGCGATCCGCAACTGCTGCTGCTCGACGAACCCACCGCGTTCCTCGATCCGGACACCGAGGCGGAACTGCTGCGCACGTTGGCCGCCTTCAGCCAGGGCCGCAGCGTGATCGTCGCCACCCACAGCGAGGCGGCGATGCGCTGGGCCGGCCGCGTGCTGCGGCTGCCCGCGCGCAGCGCGGCGGACGCCGCGACCGGAGCCGCGCCGTGAGCGGGCCGGCGCGCGACGGTCTGCGCAGCGTGTTCGCCCGCCACTCCGGCCGCCTGCTGCTGACCGCGCTGTTGCTGT encodes:
- the cydD gene encoding thiol reductant ABC exporter subunit CydD — its product is MTDPAEPSASPAESPQLRRHRVRWLASLAAAVRGRQRVAAVAISLSGALLIVQSGAIAWLLQALLVERRDLQQALPAFALLALMLALRALLGACAQRAAGEVADAAKLELRRRVYRRLLQRGPLWLRGQRNGELGELLLAHGDALDGYYAGYQPARLEVSVVPLLIVLAVGWSDWVVGLLLLCTAPLVPIFMMLVGWGAEAAGRRQLRELARMGGQFADRLKGLGLLRLYGRGEDELRGIAAAAEGVRQRTLKVLRIAFLSSTVLEFFASVSVAIVAMYLGLSYLGMLALHAAAPSLGVGVFCLLLAPEFYAPLRRLAAHYHDRANALAAAAEVERLLGELPDAAASAPLPGSSLAAAAPSATLEPVLPAMPASAMPAEPNVPTVPGVLSATPAVPAVPMAMAMPAAPVQTLLRAEGLTLRPQGARCAALRDLSFSLQPGQRLALVGPSGSGKSTLLEALAGWLPPHAGRLQLRPGLRVGYAGQRPYLFHGSIADNLRLADPQASAAQLHAAAEAAQVLRFAARLPLGLDTLIGERGFGLSGGEARRIGLARLLLRDPQLLLLDEPTAFLDPDTEAELLRTLAAFSQGRSVIVATHSEAAMRWAGRVLRLPARSAADAATGAAP